The following coding sequences lie in one Streptomyces sp. NBC_00510 genomic window:
- a CDS encoding TOMM precursor leader peptide-binding protein, translating into MPSDVSVRPPAAGVVEGLLGDGLRRHPGAAAPPRVTLLGFRDEQRVPAGEAPGSAAPVHLYGHHALVGPVTGTDGAAACTRCLARRWQAVRPGILRDALELGSDTRPTGPWPFTTAFAMDAVAALLAAATEPARRTGTAGRYPVVHLLDLESLEVNRAVVVPDAECPDCDRRVPDSAEGATLTPRSVPKADPSGFRGRPIEAYDLPLEAFVNPVTGMLGPSVAPDLTSASTASTVGAFTLRSGAYLRESYWGGHTGSYARSVRVGVLEGMERLAGMRARGKRTTVVAPLTALGDDALDPRTCGVYSDAFYRAQHIVRPFAPDRPIPWVWGYSLRDRRPLLVPEVLAYYHAPGGLENRFVQESSNGCASGGSLEEAVLFGLMEAVERDAFLIAWYAGLPLREIDPATSGRGATRHMVDRLAMYGYRARFFDTRITFPVPVVTAVAQRVDEGTGALCFGAGAAWDPEAALAAGLSEIATDAVKLRRRTERDHDRLAAMAADFGTVHVLHDHPLMYGLPEMARHAAFLLDREERAATAPLAVADLRTGRPPAADLREDLEAAVAAVTARGFDVVVVDQTMPEQRDAGLHTASVLVPGLVPIDFGWHRQRALHMPRLRTAPREAGFTDHDLRTDELNLAPHPFP; encoded by the coding sequence ATGCCCTCTGACGTGAGCGTGCGGCCGCCCGCCGCCGGCGTCGTGGAGGGGCTGCTGGGCGACGGCCTGCGCCGCCACCCGGGTGCCGCGGCGCCGCCGCGGGTCACCTTGCTCGGCTTCCGCGACGAGCAGCGGGTCCCCGCCGGTGAGGCGCCGGGCTCCGCCGCGCCGGTGCACCTGTACGGTCACCACGCCCTGGTGGGACCGGTGACCGGCACGGACGGGGCGGCGGCGTGCACGCGCTGCCTGGCGCGGCGGTGGCAGGCCGTACGGCCCGGAATCCTGCGCGACGCCCTCGAACTCGGGTCCGACACGCGGCCGACGGGGCCGTGGCCGTTCACCACCGCCTTCGCGATGGACGCCGTCGCCGCGCTCCTCGCCGCCGCCACGGAGCCCGCCCGGAGGACGGGGACGGCGGGCCGCTATCCCGTCGTCCACCTCCTGGACCTGGAGAGCCTGGAGGTCAACCGGGCCGTCGTCGTCCCCGACGCCGAGTGCCCGGACTGCGACCGGCGCGTCCCCGACTCCGCCGAGGGCGCGACCCTCACGCCCCGCAGCGTGCCCAAGGCGGATCCCTCCGGCTTCCGCGGCCGGCCGATCGAGGCGTACGACCTCCCGCTGGAGGCCTTCGTCAACCCGGTGACGGGGATGCTGGGGCCGTCGGTGGCCCCGGATCTGACCTCGGCGTCGACCGCCTCCACCGTGGGCGCCTTCACCCTGCGCTCGGGCGCGTACCTGCGGGAGTCCTACTGGGGCGGCCACACCGGCAGTTACGCCCGCAGCGTGCGGGTCGGGGTGCTGGAGGGCATGGAACGGCTGGCCGGGATGCGGGCCCGCGGCAAGCGGACCACCGTCGTGGCCCCGCTGACCGCACTCGGCGACGACGCACTCGACCCGCGGACCTGCGGGGTCTATTCGGACGCCTTCTACCGGGCCCAGCACATCGTGCGGCCGTTCGCGCCCGACCGGCCGATTCCGTGGGTGTGGGGGTACTCGCTGCGCGACCGGCGCCCGCTGCTGGTCCCCGAGGTGCTGGCGTACTACCACGCACCCGGCGGCCTGGAGAACCGCTTCGTGCAGGAGAGCTCCAACGGCTGTGCCTCCGGCGGCAGTCTGGAGGAGGCCGTGCTCTTCGGCCTGATGGAGGCCGTCGAACGGGACGCCTTCCTCATCGCCTGGTACGCCGGGCTGCCGCTGCGGGAGATCGACCCGGCCACCAGCGGCCGCGGCGCTACCCGGCACATGGTCGACCGGCTGGCGATGTACGGCTACCGCGCCCGCTTCTTCGACACGCGGATCACCTTCCCCGTCCCTGTGGTCACCGCCGTCGCGCAACGCGTGGACGAGGGCACGGGTGCGCTGTGCTTCGGTGCCGGGGCGGCCTGGGACCCCGAGGCGGCCCTCGCCGCGGGCCTGTCGGAGATCGCCACCGACGCCGTCAAGCTGCGCCGCCGCACCGAGCGGGACCACGACCGGCTGGCCGCGATGGCGGCGGACTTCGGCACGGTCCACGTGCTCCACGACCATCCGCTGATGTACGGGCTGCCGGAGATGGCCCGGCACGCCGCCTTCCTGCTGGACCGGGAGGAGCGGGCCGCGACGGCGCCGCTCGCCGTGGCCGACCTGCGGACCGGCCGCCCACCGGCCGCGGACCTGCGCGAGGACCTGGAGGCCGCCGTGGCCGCGGTCACCGCGCGCGGGTTCGACGTCGTCGTGGTGGACCAGACGATGCCGGAGCAGCGGGACGCCGGCCTGCACACGGCCTCCGTCCTGGTGCCCGGGCTGGTCCCGATCGACTTCGGCTGGCACCGCCAGCGCGCCCTGCACATGCCCCGGCTGCGCACCGCCCCGCGCGAGGCCGGGTTCACCGACCACGACCTGCGGACCGACGAGCTGAACCTCGCCCCGCACCCCTTCCCGTGA
- a CDS encoding lantibiotic dehydratase family protein has product MLRLAGLPVEAAQRLRSADARRWADHVLDEEHRLAEAGARLSDPLAALVADNEDDAMRREVLRLRRAVFNNRLPQDGPGALALAARLDGPTGTELLAWLRARQAWEQQRAAGAVVLADAFAEGRAELRRLAAGEQLRTGLLLASPTLDGQLDAYIRGDAAAAGKRGRKIERSLLAYLYRTACKTSPFSTFTGVAVGEFRADGVDGADASSGGSVRVAERWTGHARLNVVVLRRLAEAIAADPGRRGDLLVSLASGWELDDERVRFVRRSVTAGDDSAAVSFDAARDRLFFLRRSGVLEGLLGLLRERTRLRHRELAAWLRTERGATAEDAERYLSALLQLGMVQLNSLHPDVHSRDPLRDFQEALREVGRPWATGLAERLEGTAAGVAAYAGAPLDRRRELLTGLRRELPAVVESLGASTTTLPQTLLYEDARAADGPVTADLRQWTELAEGPLRSLARVLPAFDVSLAQRLTFKGFFLARYGRGGRCDDLLRLVHDFHEDLFEQYLLFTSQRPPHDSREGHQPEENWLGLPQITALDRARAAFVEGMRERWRNRDADAAELRVDEELVDAVAGELAPLPGGFAPQSHFVQLADRAVDPLVVLNGSYGGLCFPFTRFTHCFDTAGDSPGLSERLLTTLRAAQPEGAVFAEITAGSATTNLNLHGRLTDYQILCPGETGSAPPEGRIHLDDLFVEHDTSEDRLVVRSRRLGKEVIPLYLGYLVPMVLPEIPRTLLLLSPTSKTALDVWTGVPEAPAVDGVTTRPRVRHGSVVLSRRRWTADATALPRRPAGEDDAGWFLRWQRWRRRHGVPARAFATVLPGAAAPAGWAGGSKPHYVDFDSPLSLLALEGLVKDPEGRVVLEEMLPAEDDLHVTSDRGRHVAELAVELFPTGPAHPVPDEEGHGERA; this is encoded by the coding sequence ATGCTGCGGCTGGCCGGTCTGCCGGTCGAGGCCGCGCAGCGCCTGCGCAGCGCGGACGCGCGCCGGTGGGCCGACCACGTCCTGGACGAGGAGCACCGGCTCGCCGAGGCCGGCGCCCGGCTGAGCGACCCGCTGGCCGCGCTCGTGGCGGACAACGAGGACGACGCGATGCGCCGCGAGGTGCTGCGGCTGCGCCGCGCCGTGTTCAACAACCGCCTCCCGCAGGACGGGCCGGGCGCCCTCGCGCTCGCTGCCCGGCTGGACGGCCCGACCGGCACGGAGCTGCTGGCCTGGTTGCGCGCCCGGCAGGCGTGGGAGCAACAGCGCGCTGCAGGCGCGGTCGTACTGGCGGATGCCTTCGCCGAGGGACGCGCGGAACTGCGCCGACTGGCAGCCGGGGAACAGCTGCGGACGGGGCTGCTGCTGGCCTCGCCGACCCTGGACGGGCAGCTCGACGCCTACATCCGCGGCGACGCGGCCGCGGCCGGCAAACGGGGCCGGAAGATCGAGCGGTCGCTGCTCGCGTACCTCTACCGCACCGCCTGCAAGACCAGCCCGTTCAGCACTTTCACCGGGGTCGCCGTCGGCGAGTTCCGGGCGGACGGCGTGGACGGCGCGGACGCCTCGTCCGGCGGGAGCGTCCGCGTCGCCGAACGCTGGACCGGGCACGCCCGGCTCAACGTCGTGGTGCTGCGGCGGCTCGCCGAGGCGATCGCCGCCGACCCCGGGCGCCGCGGCGACCTGCTGGTCTCCCTGGCCTCGGGCTGGGAACTGGACGACGAGCGGGTCCGCTTCGTACGGCGTTCGGTGACCGCGGGCGACGACTCCGCCGCCGTCAGCTTCGACGCGGCACGCGACCGGCTGTTCTTCCTCCGCCGCAGCGGCGTCCTGGAGGGTCTGCTCGGCCTGCTGCGCGAGCGGACGCGGCTGCGCCACCGGGAGCTGGCGGCCTGGCTGCGCACGGAACGCGGAGCGACCGCCGAGGACGCCGAGCGCTACCTGTCGGCGCTGCTGCAGCTCGGCATGGTGCAGCTCAACTCCCTCCACCCGGACGTCCACAGCCGCGACCCGCTGCGGGACTTCCAGGAGGCGCTGCGCGAGGTCGGCCGGCCGTGGGCGACCGGGCTCGCCGAGCGGCTGGAGGGGACCGCGGCCGGCGTCGCCGCGTACGCCGGCGCGCCGCTGGACCGGCGGCGCGAGCTGCTGACCGGCTTGCGCCGCGAACTGCCCGCCGTCGTGGAGTCGCTGGGCGCGTCCACCACGACGCTGCCGCAGACCCTGCTGTACGAGGACGCGCGCGCCGCGGACGGGCCCGTCACCGCGGACCTGCGGCAGTGGACGGAACTGGCCGAGGGCCCGCTCCGCTCGCTCGCCCGCGTGCTGCCCGCCTTCGACGTCTCCCTGGCGCAGCGGCTGACCTTCAAGGGCTTCTTCCTGGCCCGGTACGGCCGGGGCGGCCGTTGCGACGACCTGCTGAGACTGGTCCACGACTTCCACGAGGACCTGTTCGAGCAGTATCTGCTCTTCACGTCCCAGCGCCCGCCGCACGACAGCCGGGAGGGCCACCAGCCGGAGGAGAACTGGCTGGGCCTGCCCCAGATCACCGCGCTGGACCGGGCCCGCGCCGCCTTCGTGGAGGGCATGCGGGAACGCTGGCGGAACCGGGACGCGGACGCGGCGGAACTGCGCGTCGACGAGGAGCTCGTCGACGCGGTCGCGGGCGAACTCGCGCCGCTCCCGGGCGGGTTCGCCCCGCAGAGCCACTTCGTCCAGCTCGCCGACCGTGCCGTGGACCCGCTGGTCGTCCTCAACGGGTCCTACGGCGGTCTGTGCTTCCCCTTCACGCGCTTCACCCACTGCTTCGACACCGCCGGGGACTCCCCCGGTCTGTCGGAGCGACTGCTCACGACGCTGCGCGCCGCGCAGCCCGAGGGCGCGGTCTTCGCCGAGATCACCGCGGGCTCGGCGACCACCAACCTCAACCTGCACGGCCGCCTGACGGACTACCAGATCCTGTGCCCCGGGGAGACCGGTTCGGCGCCGCCGGAGGGTCGCATCCACCTCGACGACCTCTTCGTGGAGCACGACACCTCCGAGGACCGGCTGGTCGTGCGCTCGCGCAGGCTCGGCAAGGAGGTGATCCCGCTCTACCTGGGCTACCTGGTGCCGATGGTGCTCCCCGAGATCCCGCGCACCCTGCTGCTGCTCTCCCCCACCTCCAAGACGGCCCTCGACGTGTGGACCGGCGTCCCCGAGGCGCCCGCCGTCGACGGGGTGACGACCCGGCCGAGGGTCCGCCACGGCTCCGTGGTGCTCAGCCGGCGCCGCTGGACCGCCGACGCCACGGCGCTGCCGCGGCGTCCGGCCGGGGAGGACGACGCCGGCTGGTTCCTGCGGTGGCAGCGCTGGCGCCGCCGGCACGGCGTCCCCGCCCGGGCCTTCGCGACGGTACTGCCCGGCGCCGCAGCACCCGCGGGCTGGGCGGGCGGCTCCAAGCCGCATTACGTCGACTTCGACAGCCCGCTGTCGCTGCTGGCCCTCGAGGGCCTGGTGAAGGACCCCGAGGGTCGGGTCGTGCTGGAGGAGATGCTGCCGGCCGAGGACGACCTGCACGTCACCTCGGACCGGGGCCGGCACGTCGCGGAGCTCGCGGTGGAGCTCTTCCCCACCGGCCCGGCACATCCCGTACCCGACGAGGAAGGACATGGTGAGCGGGCATGA
- a CDS encoding TOMM precursor leader peptide-binding protein, producing MTAAYEEVAHSYPRIRRDVLFTETPDGVVFHNAHGGFNLRGRSAYRFATLVVPHLNGTNRVEEICAGLGERQQAMVGELVGALYGRGFARDVLPGSDGLDELAPEVAERFAAQVDYIDHYAGEAGSRFRRFRDTRVAVLGDDPVARWCALSLVRNGCAALALPAATGPGADPFAEALREVTGLEGEGCPVEVVRWDVTGDDGWDDLAGYDVVLTTGAPGAALRLLEAGVPEGVRLLPAWTFGDQAVVGPVMTAGTQGCWSCAALRLGANGEPGAAADLWSAVRLDDPEQAEQGRISGPPAAMLGNLLAYEVFRLVTGVLTPETEGRLVLQDLDSLDVVTEPLLPHPRCPFCREDEEPAGEDALTVGDLTGGQDLRETGPREVTPEADADAALAALDARSVLTHPRAGVFGAFTDDGWEQTPLKAGTVRLAVGHGDPREITAFDVHHVAGARLRALYRAAEVYAEHVVPQRGVVAGAALEVAREKWPLLAPAALDIASGTGATADAVRAWVPAASLGEARTALVPAAAVRTFGGHNHERLFVPTSAGSAAGPSPSRAAVRALYSAVAFHTLTAALRSRCTVALTGPQWAADDAEVVFLRRSAANLGLAAELLELGGPGGAAPVMFARAEDPHTGRVLWAVDAAPTPREGAVGALRDLLGQVQLGRDEAPAAPLDTGDPFLGDLDPMAVAVTGEAGEGGTAAADGAEVLRCLRERGLDALVVATGSADLRSAGVHVARVLLTRGAVDAL from the coding sequence ATGACCGCTGCGTACGAGGAAGTCGCGCATTCGTATCCCCGTATCCGCCGTGATGTCCTTTTCACCGAGACTCCGGACGGTGTCGTATTCCATAACGCCCACGGTGGATTCAATCTGCGGGGCAGATCGGCCTACCGGTTCGCCACGCTGGTCGTTCCCCACCTGAACGGGACGAACCGGGTCGAGGAGATCTGCGCGGGCCTGGGCGAGCGGCAGCAGGCCATGGTGGGTGAGCTGGTGGGCGCCCTGTACGGCAGGGGCTTCGCCCGCGACGTCCTCCCGGGCAGCGACGGCCTCGACGAACTGGCTCCCGAGGTGGCGGAGCGCTTCGCGGCGCAGGTCGACTACATCGACCACTACGCCGGGGAGGCCGGGAGCCGGTTCCGGCGCTTCCGCGACACCCGCGTCGCGGTGCTGGGCGACGACCCGGTGGCCCGGTGGTGCGCGCTGAGCCTGGTCCGCAACGGCTGCGCCGCGCTCGCGCTCCCGGCCGCCACGGGCCCGGGCGCCGACCCCTTCGCCGAGGCGCTGCGCGAGGTGACGGGGCTGGAGGGCGAGGGCTGTCCCGTGGAGGTCGTCCGGTGGGACGTGACGGGCGACGACGGCTGGGACGACCTCGCCGGCTACGACGTGGTCCTGACCACCGGGGCCCCCGGGGCCGCCCTGCGGCTGCTCGAGGCCGGGGTACCCGAGGGCGTGCGCCTGCTGCCCGCCTGGACCTTCGGCGACCAGGCGGTCGTGGGCCCGGTCATGACGGCCGGAACGCAGGGGTGCTGGTCCTGTGCCGCGCTGCGCCTGGGCGCCAACGGCGAGCCCGGCGCGGCCGCCGACCTGTGGAGCGCGGTGCGCCTGGACGACCCCGAGCAGGCGGAGCAGGGGCGGATCTCCGGTCCGCCCGCGGCGATGCTCGGCAACCTGCTGGCGTACGAGGTGTTCCGGCTGGTCACCGGCGTACTCACCCCGGAGACCGAGGGACGCCTGGTGCTGCAGGACCTGGACTCCCTCGACGTGGTCACCGAACCCCTGCTGCCGCACCCGCGTTGCCCGTTCTGCCGGGAGGACGAGGAACCGGCAGGCGAGGACGCGCTCACCGTCGGGGACCTGACGGGCGGACAGGACCTGCGCGAGACCGGGCCCCGGGAGGTGACGCCCGAGGCCGACGCGGACGCGGCCCTGGCCGCGCTCGACGCCCGTTCGGTGCTGACCCACCCGCGTGCCGGGGTGTTCGGCGCCTTCACCGACGACGGATGGGAGCAGACCCCGCTCAAGGCGGGGACGGTCAGGCTGGCCGTGGGGCACGGCGACCCGCGCGAGATCACCGCGTTCGACGTGCACCACGTCGCCGGGGCCCGGCTGCGGGCGCTGTACCGGGCCGCGGAGGTGTACGCCGAACACGTCGTCCCCCAGCGGGGGGTCGTGGCGGGCGCCGCGCTGGAGGTGGCGCGCGAGAAGTGGCCCCTGCTGGCCCCGGCCGCGCTGGACATCGCCTCGGGCACCGGCGCGACCGCGGACGCGGTGCGCGCCTGGGTCCCGGCCGCGTCCCTCGGCGAGGCCCGTACCGCGCTGGTGCCGGCGGCGGCGGTGCGGACGTTCGGCGGCCACAACCACGAAAGGCTGTTCGTGCCGACCTCCGCCGGGTCCGCCGCGGGACCGTCCCCGTCGCGGGCCGCGGTGCGCGCCCTGTACTCGGCGGTGGCCTTCCACACGCTGACCGCCGCGCTGCGGTCCCGCTGCACCGTGGCCCTGACGGGCCCGCAGTGGGCCGCCGACGACGCGGAGGTGGTCTTCCTGCGCCGTTCGGCGGCGAACCTCGGGCTGGCGGCCGAACTGCTGGAGCTGGGCGGCCCCGGCGGCGCCGCCCCGGTGATGTTCGCCCGCGCCGAGGACCCGCACACCGGACGCGTGCTCTGGGCGGTCGACGCCGCCCCCACCCCGCGCGAGGGCGCGGTCGGCGCGCTGCGGGACCTCCTCGGTCAGGTGCAGCTCGGCCGGGACGAGGCGCCGGCCGCGCCCCTCGACACCGGTGACCCCTTCCTGGGGGACCTCGACCCCATGGCCGTCGCCGTCACCGGGGAGGCCGGCGAGGGCGGCACGGCGGCCGCCGACGGCGCCGAAGTGCTGCGTTGCCTGCGGGAACGCGGCCTCGACGCCCTTGTCGTCGCCACCGGTTCGGCCGACCTGCGGTCGGCCGGTGTCCACGTCGCCCGGGTCCTGCTGACGCGCGGGGCCGTGGATGCCCTCTGA
- a CDS encoding nitroreductase family protein — translation MGHTHEYATAVMRRGRVAMEPADFVPDWVDRPRKEKFYPGAERFPLPDGDFPDDAGVGRGLSGPHGDAPFSLPLLGGMLRDSYGLVGRRLAVQANTDLGTLPMYTQANWSRGTASGGGLYPVGVHWVSGASGPMTPGVYHYAPSHHAVHRLLTGDVSGEVRAAVGDARLHRDTDQFLVLGVKFWQNSFKYNSFSYHVVTMDTGALLQTWRMWAQARGLRIDPVLWFDEPRLGRLLGAEADDEGVFAVVPLRWDGPAPAAASAVVTSGVRRVEQERSRRVLAFETVRQVHRATLDGASVRPAPDALQDAAAPAVPPGGQRRPLPPAAPMELSVRRALRERRSSFGRFTGIRPLSGEHLAAALEAAEAGAALATDVTPAGSPRLASLYVFVNHVEGVAQGVYAYDGGTGELRLLKQGSPGAFLQAHYFLNNYNLEQAAAVIVPAVRTHAVLDAAGDRGYRLVSAAIGAAAQAVYTATAASGTACGVALGFDSVAFAEELGLTGTGELPLLLMLVGHERPRPADFRYELVPSARSRDARGEQVGREDGAR, via the coding sequence ATGGGGCACACCCATGAGTACGCGACCGCGGTGATGCGGCGCGGCAGGGTCGCGATGGAGCCCGCCGACTTCGTACCCGACTGGGTGGACCGGCCCAGGAAGGAGAAGTTCTACCCGGGCGCCGAGCGCTTCCCGCTGCCCGACGGGGACTTCCCCGACGACGCGGGCGTCGGCCGGGGCCTGTCCGGGCCGCACGGCGACGCCCCGTTCAGCCTGCCGCTGCTGGGTGGCATGCTGCGCGATTCGTACGGGCTGGTCGGCCGCCGCCTGGCGGTCCAGGCCAACACCGACCTGGGCACGCTGCCGATGTACACCCAGGCCAACTGGTCGCGGGGCACGGCCTCCGGCGGCGGACTGTACCCGGTGGGGGTGCACTGGGTCAGCGGTGCCTCCGGCCCGATGACACCGGGCGTGTACCACTACGCGCCCTCGCACCACGCCGTGCACCGGCTGCTCACGGGCGACGTGTCGGGCGAGGTCCGCGCCGCGGTCGGGGACGCCCGGCTGCACCGGGACACCGACCAGTTCCTCGTCCTCGGTGTGAAGTTCTGGCAGAACTCCTTCAAGTACAACAGCTTCAGCTACCACGTGGTGACCATGGACACCGGGGCGCTGTTGCAGACCTGGCGGATGTGGGCGCAGGCCCGCGGGCTGCGGATCGACCCGGTGCTGTGGTTCGACGAGCCGCGCTTGGGCCGGCTGCTGGGGGCGGAGGCGGACGACGAGGGGGTGTTCGCCGTCGTGCCGCTGCGCTGGGACGGGCCGGCCCCCGCGGCCGCGAGCGCGGTGGTCACCTCCGGGGTCCGCCGGGTCGAGCAGGAACGGTCACGGCGCGTGCTGGCCTTCGAGACCGTGCGGCAGGTGCACCGCGCCACGCTCGACGGCGCGTCGGTCCGTCCGGCGCCGGACGCGCTGCAGGACGCGGCGGCCCCCGCCGTGCCGCCCGGCGGACAGCGGCGACCGCTGCCGCCCGCCGCACCGATGGAGCTGAGCGTGCGCCGCGCGCTGCGGGAGCGGCGCAGCAGCTTCGGGCGGTTCACCGGCATCCGTCCGCTGTCGGGGGAGCATCTGGCCGCCGCGCTGGAGGCGGCGGAGGCGGGTGCGGCGCTGGCGACCGACGTCACCCCGGCCGGGAGCCCGCGGCTGGCCTCGCTGTACGTCTTCGTCAACCACGTCGAGGGCGTCGCGCAGGGCGTGTACGCGTACGACGGCGGGACGGGGGAGCTGAGGCTGCTGAAGCAGGGATCGCCGGGCGCCTTCCTGCAGGCCCACTACTTCCTCAACAACTACAACCTGGAGCAGGCCGCCGCCGTGATCGTGCCGGCCGTCCGCACCCACGCCGTCCTCGACGCCGCCGGGGACCGGGGCTACCGGCTCGTCAGCGCCGCGATCGGCGCGGCCGCGCAGGCGGTCTACACGGCCACCGCGGCTTCGGGCACCGCCTGCGGTGTGGCGCTCGGCTTCGACAGCGTCGCCTTCGCCGAGGAGCTCGGGCTCACGGGCACCGGGGAACTCCCGCTGCTGCTGATGCTCGTCGGCCACGAGCGGCCGCGCCCCGCCGACTTCCGCTACGAGCTCGTGCCGTCGGCGCGGAGCCGCGACGCACGGGGCGAGCAGGTCGGCCGGGAGGACGGGGCACGGTGA